The following nucleotide sequence is from Glycine max cultivar Williams 82 chromosome 9, Glycine_max_v4.0, whole genome shotgun sequence.
GGAGGTGTTAAAGTTTAATATacacttataaatatatttataaattacagATCGATAAAATTCTAATATAAACAgtgaaaaatcacatttttataggatataaatctgttatacatgtaaaatataatgagagagagaggagatgtgTATGGATGAAGTAATTtggataataaattaattatttttaaattactaaattcgtacataaattaaaaatgataatttctcTTAAGAGAAAAGGttaaattttgttgatttaatttaacGTAGACtagaaaacataaattaaaacaaataattaacaccttatttctcatttttagtTTGCCCGTATTTATCtgtcgaaaaaaaaaaaaaaagaagcttgtTCGTACTTATGTGATTGCTTATTTATATTTACCTCAAATTTTGTGTTAACATAACATCTGCCACTGAAAGTGCGAAGTAGAACTGGAAAGATACAGGAACCGGTGGTGGAATGGCTATTCTATTCACATGAAAAAAAGTGTCCCACCAATAACgcaatcagaaaataaaaattaagttaatttttaaattatacaacTTTAATattctaattctaatatttaaaacaaattcattgattttttttcaaaagttattTAACTTGgtcttttttatacaaaatgataaatacaaataaaacaaatattttttaataaagtcaGGAACTAACCAAGAATTTTTAACCAtcccaaataaaaataaaaaatttataaaaatttgagaagtaattaaagaatttttttaaaaaaaaatatttgtattaattattattttaatatttaatttcagaaattaaacaataatgtttttggATAGAGaaatttaagagtttaattGTTACATATTAGtattaatgtaataaaatttcTGCACTTTTTCAACGTAAAATTgcttatagaaattaaaaattcgtaatatatatatatataaaagacaaATTGAAATAAAGGTCAGTGTCGGTAGAGTTTCTGTTACTTTCCCAATGAATCGAAAAGCAAAAAATGGACAccaagcaaaaaaaattatcgttCCCTTATGTATCTGGACACACATAGTGAAATGTAGTATACGGGCCGAAAGCTTAGTTTTGAATAGGATTGAtggcttaatatttttattgaaaatgcgATATAATTTGGAAAAGTTGATAGAATTTATTAAGacgttatgttttttttctttttcttatccaTAAATTAACATGAATTTACAACAAAGAACTACTTTACTCTACCAAGTCTCTTGATTAAATTtgagaaaacatttttcaagaataattataaatatattaaatatcatttaatttttattttattccttgATTCTAAAGATTTACATATAGAAACACCAAAAGaaagttgttaaaaaaattaaatagtgtcttttataattatttaaaaattaaaagaaaaagcattttgttaaagtgaaagaaatcctaacttctttttctcttttacagGAAGTAAGGTATTCCAATAGTCTGAAAAGTTATGAGATAAATCTTAGAGGTGTAAAGATTATTAAAGTGAGTTTTGTCTCTTCCAACGAATATGTAAATCAACCCTTTTAGTAAGCTTAAGAAACTCAATGATTTGCTCTCCAAGCAAATGATGAACTTTagttgagagaaaagaaaatgaatataagTGTGAGGAAACAAATAATGAAACCAATTGAAGAGAGTGTAAAGTAAGGTTGTTTGGTTGAagtaaaagaaagtaaaaaaaaagaaaaaatatttgaattaaagtatttggtagataagaaaagaaaataatttaatagtaaagaaaaatgtattgttattatttattataaattatttcactcttaatattagtatttattatttttattattattagttactatttgtatttttatatttattatttaataataatatcttattttattcataatatttataatcaatttatcaaaataataatgataataataataataacaattaatttataatatatatattattgttggaCCTAGTTGAAAGGAATTGAAGATTTGATGGATTCTCAACCAATGAAGACTTTGAAGAATTGGAGTTTTGATAAGTAATTTCCTTGATGATGTGTGTGTTCTTTTATTTGATcttgaattaagttttaagACTAAGTTGCCTCAAGCCTACACCAATCTAATAATCAAATGgtcatgattttgtgaaaacactTAATCTAGATCACCATTGgtttaatatgttaaaatgcttttagtttttctagaaaagggaaaagaaccatttaattgattaatcgTTTAATTTAATCAACTTGGGACTGTTAGTAAAATTTTCcaagtgaataggcaatttagtccctgagattgtatccattttgcatattagtccctaacttaatattaaattcaaaatagtccctatctttgcaaaagtgttgcaaaatagtcctcccgttaaattttaaagtaacgtcGTTAATGatgtcaattttagtgccacgtggactatccaacgtggcactaaaggatgacgtggcatgacaCATGGACGTGCCTCTTAAAAGATGTcatgtcatttgatgataacaaaacgagtaaataggcaatttagtccgtgactttgtacccctgttgcatattagtccctaacttaatgaaaaattcaaaatagtctctatcttttgcataagtattgcaaaatagtcctttcgttaaattttaaagtaatgttgttagtgaggtcaattttagtgccacatcatttgatgatgataaaatGAGTGGCTTCTTTAAATTTGATGGTTCTGAACCAATTGAGGCATATATACGAAAAGAACCCACACAcacttgcacaaataaaaagaaccaaaaatccaCAGTAACAACCTTATCTCTGTAGCCGTCAACAACAATGGGCGAGGTCTGCATAACCATtctattttcctctttttttttcttcaattaccatCAATATATCATTTCGtgttctgattttttttgtgtgtgttttgaataggaagagaaaaaaccagaggaaaacaaagtggaggagaaaaaagcaaatgaagaagaaaagaaagaagaagagaaaaaaccaaaggaatcaaaagatgacaaggaaTCCAAGGAGGAATCTGTGCCGCCAGAAATCGTGCTAGGCACAACCTTTGCAATACATGGACACTTTAAGCACGATTTCCGGCATcttttaagttagggactattttgcaacacttatgcaaaagatagggactattttgaatttttcattaagttagggactaatatgcaataggggtacaaagtcagggactaaattatctatttactcattttgttatcatcaaatgacgtgacatCTTTTAGGAGGCACGTTCACGtgtcatgccacgtcatcctttagtgccactttggatagtccacgtggcactaaaattgacctcactaacggcgttactttaaaatttaacggaaggacaattttgcaacacttttgtaaagatagagactattttgaatttaatattaagttagagactaatatacaaaatgggtacaatctcagggactaaattgcctattcactcaaAATTTTCCAAGTGTAAAGATTTTGTCATGTTCAAAAAATGGTTGATTTGATTTGTCAGATATAATGTTGTTTTCGATTAGTGATTCAATAAGGAGTATATTATGATTGAATCGAAAGTGATTTTATGTAAGATGATGTAATTATGATTAAGTGTTGACATTAGAATCAAGTGCATATATTGTTTAGAGATATTTGGAAGTCATTTGATCACATGATCAAATGAAGATTTGATTACCaaatcaaaagaaagtttaCTAGAGGTGTAATGTTCATTTCAATGAATTAACAATTGAAAGGTGAAAATTGATAAAGAGATTTGCTTGATGAAACATTTGAAAAGTTTCTAAGTATTTGGTGAATTTGATTTGTGAGACGAGTTTCTAAAGACAAATCATTCAAAGACGTAAATGAAAAACGAAGAAGACAATTATCAACgagttttttttgtaaaagaaacaaaatagttgtCAACATCTAAGATAGTCTATTTGTTTAAGTTGTACAAATGCATAAATCTTGCAATTCAATTGTTGAGTccaaaaactataaataagcACAATAGTAGTCATTTTTTCCTTGGGGAGAACAATTGCACAAGTTTCGTTACCACCAACACGTCGCACGAGACAGGCTCCCAATCCTAGGAACAATGTGTATATTTGAACTCATATTTTAACGCAATTTATCTTTAAtgtcattcattttcttttgatgaatttacTTTATTGAAATTCTATTCTacatttcttttacaaactCTAAACTCTTTCCAATCCCCATTTCTTCTCTAAATtgtcattcttttatttttcttcattttacatTGTATTTCAATTACACGATCGattatacttttatttctaCACAATTTTTCTAATTGCGAatgtaattgaaaattttcttttttgatttcataaacaattttatctttccttctgaaatttattttcacataGTTTTCTAATTAGGAACGCAATTGAAggtttttctattttgatttcataaacgattatatttttacttctaAAGATATTTTAACTTTGCATAACATTCTGAATGCATTGTTACttgttcaaattattttatgaattaatcTCATTGTTCTCTTAGTTAAAAGTTAGAACATtgctagtttttttaataaaagaattcataattgttattttgtcccaataaataaaataagttatttgtaGTTTATTAGAATTAAGAGAacaatatcaatatatttattttttattatccaaATGAATTTCCACCATAATAATTGTAATgtcatgttttatttattttattttttgtgtgatgggatcttattttactttattttgagAGATATATGTTTGAGTGTGTTATTATGTAAATTGAGGTGTTTGTTTAGTAAAATTGCTAAGTTTTAGTGTATTTTGAGTGTAGTTGGGCCTAGACAGTTATGAGCCCAAGTATCTAGTCACAATAATGGATAGAAAATAGGTGGGAATAGAAGAAAATAGTAAATAGATAGAAAAGAGGACCAGACCTCTTCTCCTAAAATCCTTCACATTTTCAAACCTTAGAGTTTCTTTctccattttctttcttcttccttctctccACTCCTTTGGTGCTCAAGAATCCTTTCCTCTAGAGCTTGCATCTTGAAACCCAGACAATGGTGGCTTGATTCTCCAAAATCCTAGAGGTTACCGTACTTGATTTTAATAGGTAGGTAACAATCCTTCCCCTTTGGTCCCTTGagctcattttttttccttttgcttaAGCTCTTTTATAGGTTGTGTTAGgatcttgtttttttaatctattttgatGTTGACATAAGATTTGTTAACTGATCATAGATCACTATTTGGGAAGGTTCACTCAAAATCACTAACCTCCTCCTtgcttcttccttcttcaagaGCTTGGAAACCTAGGAGATTCTTTAAGGCAAGGGAAGCTTTTACTATGTAAATTATTGGTGCATGGAGTTTTGATGTTGTTTTTCATGATTTCAGGTTGTTGAATGTTGGATGTTTATGttgttttgttcatttttgGTTTTGGGTTGGATTTAGATTTATATGCTCTATTTTGAGGCAAAAACATGAACTACAGAATTATGCAGTCTTGCTAGGCAAACAAACCCCATTGCCTCAAGAAAATTCTAAGGAAAAAAGAGAGCTTTACTTGCTAAACAAGTTGAGTGACCCTTTAGGTAACTCAAATAACCAAATTAGGAAAAGTGACATTCATAAAAGTTGTATCCCTAGATGTTAGCTAACTAATGGTGTtggtttcattttaaaatattgtgtaTAACTCAAAAAACGATCAATTTAGTGAACAAAGATCAAGTGGTTGGTAATAAGTAAAAGTTTCAATTAGATGGAAATTTTAGGGAAAGTATAATTTCAAAATAGGTCTTGGTGttaaaataaaagttggaaATAATCTTCTTAGCTTTTAGTTGAGACAAGCATGAACTTAACTGAGTTAGTATAGCTTTAACTATCATGTTTATAAGTCACTAAGGACATAGATGCATAATAGGAAATGAAGGAGATAGTAACCCAAAAACTTAAGAGATGTTATCAGAGCCATATATATGAGGCATAAAGTAATTATAATGGTAGGTAGATGTATATTTATAATGTTTggtttgacctatgattttatTGTTGATAATTATCGTGTTGCTGTTGAAATGGATGAATTGTTGAGCTTATGGAATTGCTAGATAAGTTCCTAAGTGTATTGTTAAGAATGAGTATGGACATGGAGTATCATTTGGCCTAATGTACCATGCATACATGACATTTACTTATGGGTAGGCACATAAGTTGAGAGTGTTTAGTGGACTCCCAACCTAGTACTGGGGTTTTTTATGGTGGCTAACGAGAATGAGCCTATAGATTAGACAAGTGGGAGAAATCCTATAAATGTAAGGTCATGCAAACCTTATAGACGTAAGTCATTACCCACACTTGTCTAATTTTGATAAAACCACATCACCTCCACAGGGTCAACTCATGAGACTCCCTTAATGGTCAGAGAACTAGAACATGATAGGGGATGAGGTCTATGGGGATCACCCATAAGTTGTAGAAATCTCCATGGAGTCATGTCAATATTTTATTACACAATTACAGGTGTATTTGAGATTCAAGTATGATTTGAGCTTATGGTATAATATGTATGAATTGAATTGagaataattgtttttattcaaatttctgTTAAACTATAGTCTCATgcttgtatttcatttataatatgATTTCTTTTTGTGTAAGCTTACCCTTGCATTTGTGTTTGTGTGATGTTGTATGACTGTGATGATCGTGTTTGACACAGGAGCTGATAACATTGATGTTGAGGGAGATCCTGCAACCTCTTGAAGTTATACGATTGAAGGATAGACTAGGAGTCGAACTCCTTCTTTTGCTAGTGATGTATATTTTGTTAGAAGGGACCAACCTGTTAGTGTTGGtcggcaagtgtaccgattcACTCAAGTAGCATAAAatggtaagaccgagtatcgtatcctcagagaatttgtttcactcaaacATTGTACATTCAGTATGTAAACATTTGTGTGGATTAAAAGCAGAGTAAATATCAAGTTGGATTCTGTACTAAAATCTATTTGAACATAAACTAAATATCTAGAATTATGTAAGTGAAAACTATAAGGTAAAAAACATTGGGTCGTTCTACTAAATTTCTCTTGATgttaatatgtatttttctctatttaacgttaccctagtgttcttatgctgagaaaCTACTCAAATCAAGATCTCTCTAGTGAATaagcctaactctctttaaacttcgtccttgatccctcaacaaacttagtctaaaagagttgcatttAGCCTACAACATAATATAAACTAGATCACTGCACTTCATTCCTATACATACAGATTTATAGCTTGCTCTAACAAGTTAAATTACGAGCCTTGGGGAACTCCGAGATATCATTTTTCTAAGGGTTCCtgcaaaaaatctcatcaaaattcgacatttcccaatgctaaaaatcctaactataaatagaagcaatgAATAACTTTTTGGTTCAAGGTTCTGGTTCAAGGTTCTCTTCCATTTGTTGTTTTAATTATGGTTCAAGGTGAATAACTTTTATACTTGCTATAAGCTTATGGTTCAAGGTTCTCTTCCAtttgttgttttaattattcattttaattgctgATTTGAAGTTTTTGGTTACgtaattttatgtttgatttttaaggTGCAAAGAATGTCATAAGTGCTTGCCAGGAATGTAGAGTGAGATGCTTGATATATAACGATTCAGTAGATGTTGTAGATGGTGGTTTGCATGATATTCATGATGGAGATGAGTGGTTGGTGTCTACGTGGAAAGTAAGATTTTGTTgaaccaacttttttttttgttttggtactTGTTAATGGCTAgataagattattttgttttgcaaaTGAATAAGCATTTTTAATAGGGGTGTGTGAATTGCAGACTAACAACACGTTAAATGACCTTAAGGCTCAAGTGGAAGCTTTGATCCTGAGTGCCAATGACATTGATGGCGTATTGACATGCTCTCTTCGTCCTAGTAATGTTTTTGGACTTGGTGACCCAGAATTTGTGCCATACTTTCTCAAATTATCAAGATATGGTTTTTCAAAggtagttttcttttttcttagaatttgttattttggtttgtaATTGTACATTTGTAGGATTCATATAGTGGGATAACacttttgttattgttgttgtttacaTATATCATGTGATTCATATTGGTTGGCGTTGCTGACTTCAAGTCTTTATTTTAGAGTAACAATTTCTCATTTCAGTTTATTATAAGGACTGGTGATAATCTTTCAGATTTCACCTTTTTCTGAAAATGTTACTCATGCCTATATTTGTGCAGAAGAAGCCTTAAATTTCCAAAAATTTTTTGTAGCAGGAAAGGTGTGTATATATTGAATATCAATTTACTGCTTGCTCTGATCAATTATTCATGTataaagtatttttctttttgtgcagACATTTTTCATCACAAATCTTGAGCCTATGAAATTTTGGgaatttttctcacttttgtttgAAAGTCTTGAATATCAAAGGTAAAATTGAGCAACCTGTTTTGATATATGAGTggcattatattattttcaatgttACTGATGTTTAGTTGTATATTTTGACATGTTTGAATGATATAGCTTATGGAAGTATTAGAAGAGGAAAAAAGctttataaattacattttctTAGCTAGCCACACTGACTATTTCCTATCCATTTAGGAGACATCATAACAAATTAGCACTTTCTTAGGTATATTTGCTCCTTTGGCTTGCTATTTCATTCATTTCTAGAGGCAACAAAGGGctatttgtgttttttctttatttccaaTTTGTGATGTAGAaacaaagcttcaagaattattttgatgatgccaaggaaTTTCAAAGATCATTCAAGATGAATTTCAAGGATGAAGAAAGCAAGATGTCAAGCAAAAGATCTCAAGATAAGATATAAGATAGACTCTtagaaaagtttttgaaaagcacAAATGATTGACCAAGTGAGTTTCTATCTTAACAAAAATTTTCCAAgcattttactctctggtaatcgattaccagaaggttgtctggtaatcgattacaagaagcCCAAAAATTTCTGAACAAGGTTTctcaaaggtgtaatcgattaccatggcaTTGTAATCTAGTGCTTATAacgttcaaaaatattttaaaaaaccttgtaatcaattacacaaaacatgtaatcgattaccattggcTCTAAACGttagaattcaaatattttcaaatgaagagtcacatcttttgaagaaaaataactgtgtaatcgattacacaaacattgtaatcgatttatcagtggagagttttcagataatctgccaacagtcacatcttttcattgaatttttgaatggccatcaaaggcctataaataggtgacttgggcatgaATTTTCTTCAGAGTTTTCCCTGTTCTCAAAAGGCATAAtcctttcaaaca
It contains:
- the LOC102667763 gene encoding 3beta-hydroxysteroid-dehydrogenase/decarboxylase-like; translated protein: MVQGAKNVISACQECRVRCLIYNDSVDVVDGGLHDIHDGDEWLVSTWKTNNTLNDLKAQVEALILSANDIDGVLTCSLRPSNVFGLGDPEFVPYFLKLSRYGFSKISPFSENVTHAYICAEEALNFQKFFVAGKKQSFKNYFDDAKEFQRSFKMNFKDEESKMSSKRSQDKI